TTATAAAGAATATACAGATGAGCCTTTAAATAGAGCAAAAAGAAATTATTAATTTATGAAGGTTGTTCTATTTAACCCTTTAATCCCACAAAACACAGGTAATATTATAAGATTGTGTGCATGCACAGATATTAAGTTAATACTGATTGGCCCCCTTGGATTTTCCTTAAATAACAAATATTTAAAAAGGGCGTCTTTAGACTATAGAGATTTGGCAGTTGTAGAATTTATTGAAAATAAAGATTCTTTCTTTGAAAAATACAAACAAGATGATTATCAATATGCTTTTTTATCAACAAAGGGGGGTAAATACTATAATCAAATACCTCTATGTTCAAATAAGGAAAACCTTTTGATATTTGGTAATGAGGATGTTGGCTTGCCAGAAGATATATATAATGATTTTTCAAATACTTTATATAGAATACCAATGAAAAAAAATATTAGATGCTTAAACCTATCAAATGCCGTAGCAATTGTGGTTTACAGTTTATTAGAGAAGTCTAGTTTCTATGGATTCTGCTAGATATTATGAATATACTATTTCTTCTTTAAAGGAGAGTTTAAGGCGTTATTTAAAGGCAAATAATAT
Above is a window of Deferribacterota bacterium DNA encoding:
- a CDS encoding tRNA (cytidine(34)-2'-O)-methyltransferase, with the protein product MKVVLFNPLIPQNTGNIIRLCACTDIKLILIGPLGFSLNNKYLKRASLDYRDLAVVEFIENKDSFFEKYKQDDYQYAFLSTKGGKYYNQIPLCSNKENLLIFGNEDVGLPEDIYNDFSNTLYRIPMKKNIRCLNLSNAVAIVVYSLLEKSSFYGFC